The genomic DNA GTGATTCGGCGATGGAGGAGGCGCTCTTCCTCACCAAGTTTGCTTCGAAGGTCACCGTCATTCACCGGCGCGACTCCCTCCGCGCCTCGCAAACCATGGCGGACCGCGCGTTGGCAGAGCCGAAGATCGAATTCGTCTGGAACAGTGCGGTCGATGGATTCGAGGGTGAAGACAAGCTGACAGGAATCAAGGTCCGGAACCTGCTCGACGATTCGGTGACCTCACTGCCTGTGACCGGCTTGTTCGTGGCGATCGGGTCCGACCCGCGCGTGGACCTCGTCAAGGACCAGTTGGAGCTGACGGCGGACGGAAACGTGGCCGTGCAGGGGCGCACGTCGAAGACCAGCATCGCTGGCGTGTTCGCCGCGGGCGACGTCATTGACCCCACCTACCGTCAGGCCATCACTGCTGCAGGCTCCGGTTGTGTTGCCGCCATCGACGTCGAGCACTACCTCGGTTCCCTCACGCCGGCTGCGGAGGCGGCTCAGCCCGCCGAGTCGGCCATCGTCTAAGATTCGCTGTTAACCGTCATCGAAAGGATTCACTCATGAGCAATGCAAAGGACGTCACGGACGCCTCGTTCCAGGCTGACGTACTGGAAAACAGCAAGCCCGTCATCGTGGATTTCTGGGCAGAGTGGTGCGGCCCGTGCCGCATGCTCTCTCCGATCCTGGATCAGATCGCCGAGGAGCACGCCGAGAAGGTTGACGTCGTCAAGGTGAACGTCGACGAGAACCAGGGCATCGCCGCGAAGTACGGCATCACCTCGATTCCAGCCGTCTTCGTTTTCAAGGATGGCGAGCACGTGGCCAGCTCCATTGGCGCCAAGCCCAAGCAGGTCATCGAGCAGGAGTTCGCCGAGTACCTCTAGGCACCGCCCGACTCGGCGGGAGAGCCTCGGCCGCCATCCAGCGCCGGGTCCACCCCTTACATCAGGTGAAGGGAATGGGCCCGGCGCTTTTTTGTGAGGCTGCCTGGCATATCTGCTTGGATAGCCAGGATTGCAACCCTGAAAGTTATCCAAACAGGCATATTCTCAAAGGCTCTTTGCTCAGTTTCCACAGACAAAGAACTTTCCCACAGGCGAACCTGTTCATAACTATGGTTCACATCGGCAAAGAGTTCGGCCTGAGGATCTTCTGGAAACGCCACGAAGGCAACACTCAGTCAGTGCTACCGATGAATCAGGGCGGTGGGTGTTTCACGTGAAACACCCACCGCCCTGAACTCTGCCTCGCTCCAGTCTGTCAGCTATGACGTGGCGTCAGGGGCAATCAGGCCCATGATTCGGTTGAGGTCGTCGACGCTAGCGAACTCGATGGCGACCTTGCCCTTCTTGGCGCCCAGAGAGATCTTGACGTTGGTATCCAGACGGTCGGACAACGAGTTGGCTAGGTAGTCCAGTCGCTCGTGACGTGCTGTGCTCTTCGGCTTCGCCTCGCGACGCTTCTTCTCGACCCCTTCGTTCATAGCCACGGCTTCCTCCGTGGCGCGAACGGACAGGCCCTCCGCGACAATCCGCTGAGCCAAACGCTCTATCTCGGCAGGATCGGACAGGGCGAGCAGGGCACGAGCATGCCCCTGACTGAGCACGCCCGCTGCTACCCGCCGTTGCACCAAGGGCGGAAGCTTCATGAGACGTATCGTGTTGGAGATTTGCGGGCGGGACCGCCCAATCTTGGCGGAGAGCTCATCTTGAGTGCACCCGAACTCATCAAGCAATTGTTGATAGGCCGCAGCTTCCTCCAGTGGATTCAGTTGGGACCGGTGCAGGTTCTCGAGCAGAGCGTCACGAAGCAAGTCCTCATCCGTGGTTTGCCGAACGATCGCCGGGATCGTCTCGAGTCCAGCTGCTTGCGTTGCTCTCCACCGACGCTCACCCATGACCAGCTCATAGGTCGCATCTTCTTGTTCCGTCGAGGGACGGACGACGATCGGCTGCAGCAGGCCGATCTCACGCACCGAGTGGACCAGCTCAGCCATCTCGTCCTCATCGAAGACCTGACGAGGCTGTTTTCTGTTGGGATGGATGTCCGTGACGGCAATTTCGGCGAAGCTAGCGCCCGGTACTGGTACCAAATCGCCCTGCACGGACTCCGACGACGGGCTGGGGTCTACCTGTCCTGCAGCTTCAAGGGGCTCCGATGGCGTCGACGCACTGCGGCTGCGCGCCTGTCCGATCACGTCCGGCATCTGCGGACGTTTGGTTGTCCGTGAGGTCTTGGACCGTGCCTGGCTCGACGCAGCGCGTGCCGGCTGCTCGTGATCATCATCGGCGGCTCGCCCGGGAGTGAAGAACATATCAACGGGACGCGACTTGCTCGTCGAGGCACCAGTCGCTGAGCCACCACTGGAGCGGGACGAGCTGGACTTCGACTTCGAACCCGGGGCGTTGCGGCTTCCCGCACCCTTGGTTGCGGATTCGCCCTGAGCGCCCTCAGGAGCCTTGTCTGCGCCTCCAGAAGCCTTTCGCGCTGCCGTGCTGCTACGCTGCCGCGTAGAAGCGCCTGAAGCCTTCTGAGTGGCTTTGGGGGCGTCTTGATCGGGCGCCTCTTCTATGGCGGTATCCGTCTCACCAGCAGGCGAACTCGAGATCAAGGCTCCTAGCCCGCGGCCCAGTCCTCGACGCTTTTCAGCCATGTTTTTCCTCTCGAATAGCATCGCAGACCTCACAGCCTGCCGCACTTGATGGCTGCTATCTTACTCGGCGAATTCAGGTGCAGCCTGCATACTCGGCGGTGGCGCGTACAGCGTTTCACGTGAAACACGTCGTCCGAGAGCACGGCCCGCACGTACGAGCAGCACCTCCCTAGACCACTTCTCAGCCCCATCACCTCACCGGATGCTCGCCCCAGCACCGGCTCGTCCGCCTCAAGGCGGCACACGACTGCGTGCCTCACTGAGGCCGCAGCACGCGCGGTCTTCGTCAGGCCAACGTGAAACGGAGAGTCCTTGCGGATACCGGCGTCGAGTCACGTTTCACGTGAAACCAACGTGCTTCCACGCCTCGTTCTGCCGTGGTGCGTGGGCGAACACGTCTCCCTGTCAGTGCTTCCGCTCCCCTCGTGTCAACAGCGTAGGATTCGTCACCATGGCTTCAGGGATCACCTGTTAGATCACGCATCATGACCGCGTCGTGGAGCCGTGCGGAGACTTCCATATCTGCCAACGCATCGCTGATGAATGCTGTGACAGGCCACGAATGGCTGGCAAGCGTCAGGATCGTGTTTCACGTGAAACTCAGTTGCCGCTCTCGTCCGGCATTGAGGTGCGACCGACGTGTCAGCGGGTGGCAGTAGACAAGCCCTGGGTCCCTTGCCTCCGTGCCGCATTGAGATGCTCTCAAACTTGGACTCTCAAAACTGCCTCGCAAACTCCCCCCTCGCCCGGTCATGCCGCCGGCTGAGCAACGACCCAGGAAGCGAGCAGCTCTTGATGTTTTGGTCGGGCTCAGACCAACCTGCTGATCAAGTCTTCTCCTAAATAGTCCGAAAGCAACATCGCGATGCACTCGCCTTAGATAGGAGCACATCCGATCTTTATGCTGGGATGCATCGCCACCAGTGCAACACGCTCTCCGAGGCATTCACACTTAAGGGAAGGCACGTCCGGCACGAGCAACCGGGGCCGCTCGCCTAGATACCCCCTCATCCGCGATCTAGGAGCGAAGTCACCAAACTAAACAGCCGGACATAGTTGAATGCTGCGCTTTACGATGCAGACGCTCTTCTTCGCGAGATCGGCGGGCCATCATTATCCCCTCTCCCGTTCCCGTCGCGGGAAGACACGGGTAGGCCCAAGCAGTCAAGCCGTTCCACCCCAGTGTTCGGCCCCGTCAATCGCTACCAATCATGATGCCGGAGAACCGCATGCGTGACGTCAGCCGGCCCTTACTCACCTAGCTCAATGGCTCCCGATACGGGCAACGGCCACGTGCTGGTCCGCGTTTCACGTGAAACACGATCACCGGTGCGTAGCACCCGATCATGAGCTCGAGAGGATCAGGTCATCATGAGCCGATACGGTAGATCTCGGCACCACAATGCACTCCCCCTGCGCTGGAGCCGCACTCGTGGTGGGAGGATCAGGTTGTCAGATCTGTCCGCTGTCGTTGAACGAGCATGCAGACCACCATGCATGCGGGGCTAGGACAGCTCGCGAGCACCTTTCCAATGAAGAGTGATCGAAGCCCGCCGCGCGTCTTCAAGGTCTCCATCACGTTGTGCAGGCGGGCTTCAGGTCCGGCTTTGCCCTGCCACACTACCCATATACCGGACTTACCCAAATCACTAATGTTCCCGTGTCCCCTGACAGAAGTATCGCCACGAACCGTGTTTCTTCCTCCGCACGCATCATGTTTCACGTGAAACGCACACCGCTGCGGAAGGTCGAAGGGCACAGCATAGACGCTGCATCATCGCTTCAGACGCTCGCTTCGACGTAGCTCGCGACGTTGCTGGCCAAACAGAGGTCACTGCCTGGCCACCGTAGATCCTGGATTCTCCCGCAGCCTCCACGGGCCTCAGATGCAGTTGCGCCTGAGCGTTGTCTTCGCAAACGTTTTATGGCCTTGACTCAGGCCAGAAAGGGCGCCGCTGAGCTGGACTCAGCGTCCACGCGACCTCCGCCAATGGCGTACTCAACCGTTGACATGCAGCTAGCTTCAACCCGCGTCGCGCCAGGCAGGTAGATCGAGAGCTCGTTCCACGTGAAACATCGCCCTACCCAGTCGCGACGGCACGGATGGACTGCACTCCCCTAGCCACCAGACGGCGTGCTAGTCCGCTGGGCTATACCAGATCGCCGCAGAGGCCTGTTGAACTGGGGACAGCGTATATGCACGTCACATCATGATGCCTGAGGGAACGCTTCTCGACTCATAGTGCCTCCCCCGCCCAACGCGTGCACGTTTCACGTGAAACCTCGTGAGGTGCAGCCACATCGCGACGAGCCGATGCCAAAACGGTGAGCAGCAGGCCAGCGCTAGCTCTGGCTGACCCCACGGTCCGCAATTTCCGTCGCCGCTTCCATATAGGACAACGCACCCGAGGAACTGCGATCATAAGTGATCACGGACTGTTGGTAGCTGGGCGCCTCGGAAATCCGCACGCTGCGCGGAATAACCGCTTCAAGGACTTCATTCGGGAAGTGATTGCGGACTTCTTGGGCCACCTGGGCGGCGAGATTGGTCCGACCGTCATACATGGTCAACAAAATGGTGGAGACCACCAGTTCATCGTTGAGGTGT from Zhihengliuella flava includes the following:
- the trxB gene encoding thioredoxin-disulfide reductase, yielding MATEAADSIRDVIIVGSGPAGYTAAIYTARANLNPLVIAGSVTAGGDLMNTTEVENFPGFPEGVQGPELMEHMRAQADRFGAEIQYEDVESVELNGDLKTVTLASGAVYRARAVILSTGSAYRELGLPGEKELSGHGVSWCATCDGFFFRDQEIAVVGGGDSAMEEALFLTKFASKVTVIHRRDSLRASQTMADRALAEPKIEFVWNSAVDGFEGEDKLTGIKVRNLLDDSVTSLPVTGLFVAIGSDPRVDLVKDQLELTADGNVAVQGRTSKTSIAGVFAAGDVIDPTYRQAITAAGSGCVAAIDVEHYLGSLTPAAEAAQPAESAIV
- the trxA gene encoding thioredoxin — its product is MSNAKDVTDASFQADVLENSKPVIVDFWAEWCGPCRMLSPILDQIAEEHAEKVDVVKVNVDENQGIAAKYGITSIPAVFVFKDGEHVASSIGAKPKQVIEQEFAEYL
- a CDS encoding ParB/RepB/Spo0J family partition protein translates to MAEKRRGLGRGLGALISSSPAGETDTAIEEAPDQDAPKATQKASGASTRQRSSTAARKASGGADKAPEGAQGESATKGAGSRNAPGSKSKSSSSRSSGGSATGASTSKSRPVDMFFTPGRAADDDHEQPARAASSQARSKTSRTTKRPQMPDVIGQARSRSASTPSEPLEAAGQVDPSPSSESVQGDLVPVPGASFAEIAVTDIHPNRKQPRQVFDEDEMAELVHSVREIGLLQPIVVRPSTEQEDATYELVMGERRWRATQAAGLETIPAIVRQTTDEDLLRDALLENLHRSQLNPLEEAAAYQQLLDEFGCTQDELSAKIGRSRPQISNTIRLMKLPPLVQRRVAAGVLSQGHARALLALSDPAEIERLAQRIVAEGLSVRATEEAVAMNEGVEKKRREAKPKSTARHERLDYLANSLSDRLDTNVKISLGAKKGKVAIEFASVDDLNRIMGLIAPDATS